The region CGAGGCCGGCCGGATCCCGGTGATCTCCACGGTGGCGCCGGACGCGGACGGGGTGCTGCACAACCTCAACGCGGACACCGCCGCGGCCGCGCTGGCGATCGCGTTGCAGGCCCGCAAGCTGGTCGTGCTCACCGACGTCGCCGGCCTGTACGCGGACTGGCCGGACACCACCAGCCTGGTCTCCGAGATCGCCGCGGACGACCTGGCCAAGCTGCTGCCCAGCCTGGAGTCGGGCATGGTGCCGAAGATGGAGGCCTGCCTGCGGGCGGTGCGTGGGGGAGTGCCCGCCGCGCACGTCGTCGACGGTCGGGTGGCGCACTCCACGTTGCTTGAGGTGTTCACCTCGGAAGGGTTCGGAACGATGGTGGTGCCGGGAGACGGGATGGTCGCGCCGTGAGCACGTTGGGGCAGCGCTGGAAGCAGTCCATGATGGACAACTACGGCACGCCGCCGCTGGCGCTGGTCTCCGGCGCCGGTGCCGTCGTGGTCGACGACGCCGGCCGGGAATATCTGGACCTGGTCGGTGGCATCGCGGTCAACGCCCTCGGTCACGCCCACCCGGCGGTGGTGGCGGCGGTGTCGAAGCAGGTGGCGACCCTCGGGCACGTGTCCAACCTCTACGTCGCCGAGCCGCCGGTCGCGCTGGCCGAGTTGCTGTTGGCGCTCGCCGGCCGACCTGGCCGGGTGTTCTTCGCCAACTCGGGCGCGGAGGCGAACGAGGCGGCGTTCAAACTCTCCCGGCGCACCGGCCGCACCCACGTGGTGGCCACCCGGGGCGGCTTCCACGGTCGCACCATGGGGGCCCTCGCGTTGACCGGCCAGCCGGCCAAGGCCGACCCGTTCCGGCCGCTGCCCGGCGAGGTGACCCACGTCGACTACGGCGACGTGGCCGCCCTGGAGGAGGCCGTCTCCGACGCCACCGCCATGGTGATCCTGGAGCCGATCCAGGGCGAGAACGGTGTGGTCGTCCCGCCGGCCGGCTATCTCGCCGCGGCACGGCGGATCACCGCCCGGCACGGGGCGTTGCTGGTCCTCGACGAGGTGCAGACCGGCATCGGTCGTACCGGGCACTGGTTCGCGCACCAGGCCGAGGGTGTGGAGCCGGACGTCGTCACCCTGGCCAAGGGTCTGGGCGGCGGGTTGCCCATCGGCGCCACGCTGGCCTTCGGCCCGGCCGCCGACCTGCTCACCCCCGGCTCGCACGGCACCACTTTCGGCGGCAACCCGGTCAGCTGCGCGGCGGCGCTCGCCGTGGTGGCGACCATCGCCAACGAAGGGCTGCTGGACAACGTCAAGCGGGTCGGTGAGCGGCTGCGCCGGGGCATCGAGGCGCTGGACCACCCACTGGTCGCCGGCGTACGCGGCACCGGGTTGCTGCTCGGCGTGGCGCTCACCGCGCCGGTGGCGTCGGTGCTCGCCGACGCTCTGCGGGAGGCCGGTTTCCTGGTGAACGCGGTGCAGCCGGGAGTGCTCCGGCTGGCCCCGCCACTGATTCTCACCGCAGCCCAGGCGGACGCCTTCGTCGCCGCACTGCCCGCCGCCCTGGACGCGACCACCCCGGCCGCCGCCGGAACCGACACAGATCTTGGAGGGAAAGCGCCCCTCCAGGGGCCGAAATCTTCCAAGATCTCGACGCCGACCACCACCACCACGACGGGGACGACCGTATGACCCGGCACTTCCTGCGCGACGACGACCTCTCGCCCGCCGAGCAGTCCACGGTCCTCGACCTGGCGGCGCGGATGAAGGCGGACCGGTTCGGCCACCGGCCGCTGGTCGGCCCCCGCTCGGTGGCGGTGCTGTTCGACAAGCAGAGCCTGCGGACCAGGATCTCGTTCGACGCCGGGATCGCCGAGTTGGGCGGGCACCCCCTCGTCGTGGACACGCAGGTCACCCACTTCGGCCGGGGCGAGTCCCTCTCCGACGCGGGGCGCGTGCTGTCGCGCTACGTCGCGGCCATCGTGCTGCGCACCCACGGCGACGACCGGATCGCCGAGGTGGCGGCGGGGGCCAGCGTGCCGGTGGTCAACGCGCTGACCGACGGTTTCCACCCGTGCCAACTGCTGGCCGACCTGCTCACCATCCGGGAGAGGTGTGGCGGCACGGCCGGTCGCACTCTGACGTACGTGGGGGACGGTGCGAACAACATGGCGCAGTCGTACCTGCTGGCCGGCGCGACGGCCGGGATGCACGTCCGGGTCGCCGGCCCGGTCGGGTTCGCGCCCGACCCGGCCGTGGTGGACCGGGCGGCCCGGATCGCCGCCGGGACCGGCGGATCGGTTCGGGTGTTGACCGACCCGACCCAGGCGGTACGCGACGCCGACGTGCTCGCCACCGACACCTGGACCTCGATGGGTCAGGAGTCCGACGGGCTGGACCGGATCACGCCCTTCCTCCCGTACCAGGTCAACAAGGAGCTGCTCGGTCAGGCCGCGCCGGACGCGATCGTGCTGCACTGCCTGCCGGCACACCGCGGCGAGGAGATCACCGACGAGGTGCTCGACGGCCCGCAGAGCGCGGTCTTCGACCAGGCAGAGAACCGGCTGCACGCCCAGAAGGCACTGCTGACGTTCCTGCTGGGAACCGCGACGGGGGACGCCGCGACTGGGGACACCACCACCGGTGACACCACCGCCGGCGACACCACCGCAGGCGGACCCCGATGACCGCCCCGCTGACCCGCGCGGCCCGGCACGCCCGGATCGTGGAGCTGATCCGCGACAAGGCCATCCGGTCGCAGACCGAGCTGGCCGACCTGCTCGCCGCCGACGGTGTGGGCGTCACCCAGGCCACCCTCTCGCGGGACCTCGAAGAGCTGGGCGCGGTCAAGGTGCGCGGCGGCGACGGCCCGGCCGTCTACCTCATCCCCGAGGACGGCAAACGACCGCTGCGCGACGCCGAGGCCGCGCCGGCCCGGCTGATGCGGCTGCTGCACGAGCTGCTCAACGGCGTCGACTCCAGCGGCAACATCGCCGTGTTGCGTACCCCGCCGGGCGCAGCCCAGTACCTGGCCAGCGCGTTGGACCGGGCGGGCCTGCCCGAGATCGTCGGCACCATCGCCGGCGACGACACCATCCTCGTCGTGGCCCGCGAGGCCGTCGGTGGGGCCGCGCTCGGCGAAAAGCTCGCCGGCTGGGCCCGACGGGACGACAACGTCGAAGGGAACGCCACGTCATGAGTGAACGGGTCGTCCTCGCGTACTCCGGAGGGCTGGACACGTCCGTCGCCATTCCGTACCTGGCCGAGCAGACCGGTGCCGAGGTGATCGCGGTCGCGGTCGACGTCGGTCAGGGCGGGGAGGACCTCGGCGCGATCCGGCAGCGTGCCCTGGACTGTGGCGCCGTCGAGTCGGAGGTGGTCGACGCGCGGGACGAGTTCGCCGCCGGGTACTGCCTGCCGGCCATCCGGGCCAACGCCCTCTACATGGACCGCTACCCGCTGGTGTCGGCGCTGTCCCGGCCGTTGATCGTGAAGCACCTGGTGGCGGCGGCGCGGGCGCACGGCGGCACGATCGTGTCGCACGGCTGCACCGGCAAGGGCAACGACCAGGTCCGGTTCGAGGTGGGCCTGAACGCGCTCGCCCCCGACCTGAAGATCATCGCGCCGGCTCGGGACTTCGCGTGGAGCCGGGACAAGGCGATCGCCTTCGCCGAGGAGCGAGGGCTGCCGATCGACGTGTCGGCGAGGTCGCCGTACTCCATCGACCAGAACCTCTGGGGTCGCGCGGTGGAGACCGGCTTCCTGGAGGACATCTGGAACGCCCCGGTCGAGGACCTCTACTCGTACACTGCCGATCCGGCGCAGGACCGCGACGCCGACGAGGTCGTGATCACCTTCGACGCCGGCGTACCGGTGGCGGTCGACGGTGAGACGGTCACCCCGTACCAGGCGATCCTTGAGCTCAACCGGCGTGCCGGCGCCCACGGCGTCGGCCGGCTCGACATGGTCGAGGACCGCCTGGTGGGCATCAAGAGCCGTGAGGTGTACGAGGCGCCCGGCGCGATCGCGTTGATCACCGCCCACCAGGAGTTGGAGGCGGTGACAGTGGAGCGGGACCTGGCCCGCTTCAAGAAGAGCGTCGACCAACGGTGGGGCGAACTCGTCTACGACGGCCTGTGGTTCTCGCCGTTGAAGGACTCGTTGGACGCGTTCATCGACGACGCGCAACGACACGTCAGCGGCGAGGTCCGGATGACCCTGCACGGCGGCCGGGCCACTGTCACCGGCCGGCGCTCCGAGGCGAGCCTCTACGACTTTCAGATGGCCACCTACGACACCGGCGACACCTTCGACCAGTCCCTGGCCAAGGGTTTCGTGCAGCTGTGGGGGCTGCCGAGCCGGCTGGCCGCCGCCCGGGACGCCCGGCTGGGCGGTGGCGCGCAGTGAGACGTGCGAGCGCGAGCGCAGCGCGAGCGCAGCGAGTAGGCCCCGCAGTCGCGACCGAAAGGCAAGCAGAGCAATGATGGGCGACGTGGACGACAAGAGCCTGACCGAGAACAGCGCCGCCACCAACCGGACGAGTCTGTGGGGTGGCCGGTTCGCCGGCGGTCCCGCCGAGGCGCTCGCCCGACTGTCGGTGAGCGTGCAGTTCGACTGGCGCCTGGCCCCGTACGACATCGCCGGCTCCCGGGCGCACGCCCGGGTCCTCGCCGGCGCCGGCCTGCTCGACCCGGAGGAGCTGGGTCGGATCCTGGCCGCGTTGGACGACCTGGAGGCCGCCTGCGCCTCCGGGGCGTTCCGCCCCACCATCGACGACGAGGACGTGCACACGGCGCTGGAGCGCGGTCTGCTGGAGCGCCTCGGCAGCCTCGGCGGCAAGCTGCGGGCCGGCCGGTCCCGCAACGACCAGGTCGCCACCGACCTGCGGCTGTACCTGCGTGACCACGCCCGGGGCGTGGCCAGCCGCCTCGTCGAGCTGGCCGAGGCGTTGGTCGAGCAGGCCGAGCGGCACATCGACACCGCCGCGCCCGGCATGACCCACCTCCAGCACGCCCAGCCGGTCACCTTCGGGCACTGGCTGCTCGCCCACGTGCAGCCGCTGTTGCGGGACCTGGAGCGGCTACGCGACTGGGACCACCGGGCGGCCGTCAGCCCGCTCGGCGCGGGTGCCCTCGCCGGTTCCGGGCTGCCCCTGGACCCGGTGGCCGTGGCCAAGGAGCTGGGCTTCCGTACGTCGTTCGCCAACTCCATGGACGCGGTCGCCGACCGGGACTTCGTCGCCGAGTTCCTCTTCACCACCGCCATGATCGGGGTGCACCTGTCCCGACTCGGCGAGGAGGTGGTGCTCTGGACGTCGCACGAGTTCGGCTGGGTGGAGCTGGACGACTCGTTCGCCACCGGTTCGTCGATCATGCCGCAGAAGAAGAACGCGGACATCGCCGAGCTGGCGCGCGGCAAGTCCGGGCGGCTGATCGGTGGCCTGGTCACCGTCCTCACCATGCTCAAGGGCCTGCCGATGACGTACGACCGGGACATGCAGGAGGACAAGGAGCCGGCCTTCGACGCGGTCGACACCCTGGAGCTGCTGCTGCCGGCCCTGGCGGGAATGATCTCCACGATGTCGGTCCGGGTGGACCGTCTCGTCGCCGCCGCCCCGGTCGGGTTCTCCCTGGCCACCGAGGTTGCCGACTGGCTGGTCCGGCGCAACGTGCCGTTCCGCGACGCGCACGAGATCACCGGCCGGTTGGTGGCGCTCTGCGCGGCCCGGGAATGCGAGCTGGAGGACGTCTCCGACGACGACCTGGCCGCGATCAGCGGGCACCTCGACCCGTCGGTGCGCGACGTGCTCTCGGTCCGCTCGGCCCTCGCGGCCCGCACCACCCCCGGCTCCACCGGCCCCGGCCCGGTCGCCGACCAGCTCGCCGCCGCCGCCGACCGGTTGACCGGCTGGCGGGAGTGGGCCACCGAGTCGGTCGTTCCGCGCTGACCCCGCTGCGGCGTCGGCGCGTTCCGCCGGCGCCGCGGCCGGTTCAGACCGTCGGGCGCTCCCGCTTCGGGAGCTTGGCAACCACCATCTCGTACGACCCGTCGACCGCCTCGGTCAACTCCTCGGCGTCGATCCCGCCGTCCAGGCGCAGCGTGTTCCACCCGGAGCGGCCGATGTAGGCCATCACCCGGGCGTCGTGGGGGTGCCGGTGCAGCCACTCGTCGGCCATCTCCCGGGTCGGCCCGCACTTGACGCCGACCGTCGGCTCACCCGCACCGTTGCCGAGGAACGCGAAGATCCGGCTGCCGACCTTCACCACCTCGTCGCCCTCCCACGGCCGGTCCAGCCATGCCCCCGGCTTGGCCAGGCAGTACGCCAGCATCTCCGCGCGCTCCATGGGTGCCTCCTCGTCCTGCGCACAGTGTGCCCCCGCCCGACCGCCGCCGCAGGGGACCTGGCCGGCTGATCTCACCGTGGCGTCGGCGCATGCCGTCGGCGCCACGGCGGTTCAGGCCGTCGCTCCCGGACGAGCACCGGCCGCCCCGCCACCGCAGTGGGGCAGCGGGGCGGCGATCCGTCAGGTGGGCCAGTTCCTCACCGCCTGTCCGACCTCAGGGTCGATCTCGTCGAGCATCGCGAGAACGTCCGGTCGGGTCAGCTCCGGGCCCCGTGACACCTCACACAGGCGCTGGAAGGCTGCCGGCCCATGTCTGTCCCACAGCCGCCGGGCCACGATGATCAGTCCGAGTTGGAACCAGATGTAGTTGGCCACCCCGTCGAGCCCGTGGCCGTCTGCCGGCTCGCGGATGCGGGCAAGCTCGCGTATCGGCCACCGCATGGGTGTCGACCAGCAGGCCGTAGCCGCGTCGAGGATCGGCAGCATCTCCGTCTCGGCTTCCGAGAGGTAACCGACCATGCCGACGTTCGCGATCAACTCCCGGAGCCAGAGGTTGCCCGGGTCATGCCAGCCCGCGAAGTCGTGCGAGAGATGGCTCATCTCGTGGGCCACGAACAGGTCGTTCAGCGGGGCGAGATCGATCGGGTCGCCGAAGCGGGCATTCAACTGCCCCGTGGTCTGCTGCGGCAGCTCCGGGATGACGTTGTCCAGGAATGCGTCCCACATGGGAGGGAGCTCCTGGTTGATCACCATTCGGTCGCGGGACACGTGCACCACGCCGTAGATCGGGAAGATGGCGACCTTCGCCCAGTCCCGCGGACCGACCACGAAGAGCGGCGGTGTCGGCGGGGCGCCGACCGTCTCGGACAACCAGGAAGCCACCTGTTGGGCGCGCTGCGCGACGAGTACACCCCGCTCGGCCCCGCCCGGACTGACATGGACGGGGAACGGGAATCCGCTGACCTCGTGCAGTCCGCTGAGGTCCGGAGCGGGCCGCTCAGGCCGCTGCGGCGGTGTCTCGCCGGCTTTCGTGCTCATGTCCTACCAATCGTCAGGGCGCTCGGGGTCGGTGGACGGCTCACGAGCGCGATGCCGTCACGAGGGTGGTCGCCGGCCGCCAGATCCAGTTCCGGCGGTCGTAGAGCCGGGTGAATCCGGCCCTGGCCATGTTGTTCAGTGACGGGTTCGTACCCTCGACCTCGGGCTTGCCGACCTCGCTGACGAGCCAACGGCAACCGGCTGCCGCCGCGTGTTCGGCTCGGGCGGCGATCAGGGCCGACTGCACGCCACGGCGGCGGTGGCTCTCCCGGGTCGCTCCGGAGTTGAGGTGGGCCGACTTCCCGTGCAGGAAGAGGTTGGCCACGCCGACCATCTGGTCACCGTCCCACGCGGCGAACGCCTGGAAGCCGTCGGTCCGGGCCACGGCGGCAAACACCTCGATCAGGTGCTGGTCGGGCACGCCGAAGAACTCCCAGAGCCGCGCCGCCCACTCGTCGGTCTCCTGCGCACCGACCAGCCCGACGCGCAGATCCGTGCCGGCGGGCTTGACGTCGCCCACCTCCGCCGCGAATCGGACCAGCTCGCCGCCCGGTTCGAGGCCGTGGCCGGCACGTATGTCGGCCCATTCGCTCGGCAGGAGTTCCGGGGCGATCTGGATGTGGGCCATCGGGCTGCCGTGCGTCCGGTGGAAGTCGAGCACCTCGCTGATCACCTTGTCGGTAACCGATTCGGTGACACCGAGCCCCAGGGACTTGTTGAAGATGCCACCCGTCGGGTCGTTGCGAACGGAGACCGTTGTTCCGCCGCCGATCCGGCCGGTGGTGATGCCGAGCGCTCGGCGGGTCGGCTCGGGTACGGCGGCGTCCAGTCGGTAGTTCACCTCCGCCTCGACGAGCTCGGCGATCTTGGTCAGGTCAGCTGGTGACATGCTGTGCTCCGGTCAAGGGTTGGACTCACTGGCACGAGGGTTCGTCGAATCCACCGGGCGGCGGCACGGGAGCGGGTCGGCGTCCCAGTGGGATCGGGACAACGGGCCGGGCGGCAGACCGGGCCCGGTGTGCGGGCGGCGTGGCGGTAGGGACCAGGGTCGGCCCACGGCGCGGCTCACGGGCGGGTGAGGCCCCTGATGAGATCCGCCGCCCGTTCGGCCACGGCCAGCACGGTCGCATGCGTGTTGGCCGCCGGGATGGAGGGCATGACGGACGCGTCGGCGATACGCAGCCCGGTGACTCCCCTGACCCGCAACTCCTCGTCGACCACCGAGGTCGGGTCCGACCCCATCCGGCAGGAGCCGACCGGGTGCCAGTAGACGACGAGGCTCTCCTGGATGTACTGGCGCAGGGTCGCGTCATCGTTGATCGGTCCTGGGACCACCTCCTCGCCTCGCCACGGGGCGAGCGCGGGTGCCGCACCGATCTGACGGGCCGCGCGCAGTCCCCCGATCATGGCGTCGAGGTCACGGGGGTCGGCGTAGCAGTTGGGGTCGAGCAGCAGGGGCGCCTCCGGGGCGGCGCCGGAGAGGCGGATCGTGCCGCGGCTGCGTGGGTTCATCAGCGAGACGAGGAAGGAGTATCCGTGGCCGTATTCGACCTGCGGAGCCAGCGGCGACAGCGGCGCCTCGCTGAGGATGAGCTGCACGTCGGGCACGGCCAGGGCGGGGTCGCTGCGCAGGCGTACACCCACCTCGGCGTGGTTTCCGGCACTGCCGGGTACCTCTCGCGATGAGGTGTAGGTGACGGTGGTGGTGGGGTGGTCGTGGTAGTTCGCGCCGACCTCGGGCGCGTCCACCAGCACGTCGACACCGACCTCGCGCAGATGCTCCTCGGGGCCGATCCCGGAGAGCATCAGGAGCTGTGCCGAGCCGGTCGTGCCCGCCGTCAACACCACCTCACCGGAGCACTGCGCCGACTTCGTTTCGCCCGCGACGGTGTAGTCGACGCCGACGCACCGGTTACCGTCGAAGACAAGCCGGTGGACCACTGCGTCCGTCACCACGTGGAGGTTCGGCCGGTGCAGGACCGGCCGGAGGTAGGCGTCGGCGGCGGTCTGGCGTACGCCGTCGACGATGTTGAGGTCGAACAGGCCGACTCCGTCTTCCAGCCCATTGGAGAAGTCGACGGCACGCGGGTGTCCCGCCTCCACGGCTGCCTCTCCTGCCGCCGCCATCAGCGGGTGCACGGAAGCCGCAGGAGCTACCTGCATCGGGCCCTCCTGGCCGCGGATGGCCGCGTTCCTGTCCCGCGTCCGCTCGGTGCGCTGGAAGTACGGCAGCAGGTCGTCGTAGCCCCAGCCGTCCGCGCCCGCCTTCGACCAGGCGTCGTAGCTCGACCGGTGGGCGCGGAGGAAGATCATGCCGTTGATGGCCGAGGAGCCGCCGAGCCCGCGCCCCCGTGGCTGCAGGAGCGTCGCGCCGGTCTGCGCGTGCGGCACCGAAACGTCTCCCCAGTTGGCGGGCGAGTTCATGAGGGCGGGCCACGCCGCCGGTACGGCGCTCAGGGCCGGCAATTCCCTGCTCCCGGCCTCCAGGAGCAGTACCCGTACGGAGAGGCGTACGGACAGCCGTGCCGCGATCACCGATCCGGCTGAGCCGCCGCCCACCACGATGTAGTCATAACCAGGCATGATGAATCCTCTTTCAGGTGCAAGGGTGTTGGCTGTCCGCGGCGCCGGTCGGGTCGGCGCGTTCGGCTAGCGGATGCCGGCAGTGATGCTCTGGGCGGGAACCGCGCGGGCGGGTAGCCGGAGCGCCGGGTTCGACACCGGACCCTGTGGGCCCGCGGACCTGCCCCCGACGTCCCCTCCCGAGCCGTCAGCGCTCCGGGCGGCCCGGAGGAACAGGATCCAGAAGCCGGCCGCGGCGACCACACCGACGGCGGCGCAGAGGGACCAGAGGGCGTATCCGCCCCGGTGGTCCAGCACCAGTCCGCCCAGAAGTGGCGCCAGGACCGACGCCACGGAGCCGCTCAGGCTGTAGACGCCCTGATAGCGGCCTCGGGTCTGCGTGTGCGCCAGTTCGCCCACGGCGGCCGACGACGCGGGGGCGTACAGGATCTCGCCCAGGGTCCAGATCACCACGCACAGCGCGGAGAAGATCAACGAGGTGCCGGCGAGGCCGGTCAGGCCGAATCCCGCACCGAGCAGGACCGCGCTGAGCGTCAGCACCGGAGCCAG is a window of Micromonospora sp. WMMD961 DNA encoding:
- a CDS encoding MmcQ/YjbR family DNA-binding protein, yielding MERAEMLAYCLAKPGAWLDRPWEGDEVVKVGSRIFAFLGNGAGEPTVGVKCGPTREMADEWLHRHPHDARVMAYIGRSGWNTLRLDGGIDAEELTEAVDGSYEMVVAKLPKRERPTV
- a CDS encoding acetylornithine transaminase, with protein sequence MSTLGQRWKQSMMDNYGTPPLALVSGAGAVVVDDAGREYLDLVGGIAVNALGHAHPAVVAAVSKQVATLGHVSNLYVAEPPVALAELLLALAGRPGRVFFANSGAEANEAAFKLSRRTGRTHVVATRGGFHGRTMGALALTGQPAKADPFRPLPGEVTHVDYGDVAALEEAVSDATAMVILEPIQGENGVVVPPAGYLAAARRITARHGALLVLDEVQTGIGRTGHWFAHQAEGVEPDVVTLAKGLGGGLPIGATLAFGPAADLLTPGSHGTTFGGNPVSCAAALAVVATIANEGLLDNVKRVGERLRRGIEALDHPLVAGVRGTGLLLGVALTAPVASVLADALREAGFLVNAVQPGVLRLAPPLILTAAQADAFVAALPAALDATTPAAAGTDTDLGGKAPLQGPKSSKISTPTTTTTTGTTV
- the argH gene encoding argininosuccinate lyase, with product MGDVDDKSLTENSAATNRTSLWGGRFAGGPAEALARLSVSVQFDWRLAPYDIAGSRAHARVLAGAGLLDPEELGRILAALDDLEAACASGAFRPTIDDEDVHTALERGLLERLGSLGGKLRAGRSRNDQVATDLRLYLRDHARGVASRLVELAEALVEQAERHIDTAAPGMTHLQHAQPVTFGHWLLAHVQPLLRDLERLRDWDHRAAVSPLGAGALAGSGLPLDPVAVAKELGFRTSFANSMDAVADRDFVAEFLFTTAMIGVHLSRLGEEVVLWTSHEFGWVELDDSFATGSSIMPQKKNADIAELARGKSGRLIGGLVTVLTMLKGLPMTYDRDMQEDKEPAFDAVDTLELLLPALAGMISTMSVRVDRLVAAAPVGFSLATEVADWLVRRNVPFRDAHEITGRLVALCAARECELEDVSDDDLAAISGHLDPSVRDVLSVRSALAARTTPGSTGPGPVADQLAAAADRLTGWREWATESVVPR
- the argF gene encoding ornithine carbamoyltransferase, producing the protein MTRHFLRDDDLSPAEQSTVLDLAARMKADRFGHRPLVGPRSVAVLFDKQSLRTRISFDAGIAELGGHPLVVDTQVTHFGRGESLSDAGRVLSRYVAAIVLRTHGDDRIAEVAAGASVPVVNALTDGFHPCQLLADLLTIRERCGGTAGRTLTYVGDGANNMAQSYLLAGATAGMHVRVAGPVGFAPDPAVVDRAARIAAGTGGSVRVLTDPTQAVRDADVLATDTWTSMGQESDGLDRITPFLPYQVNKELLGQAAPDAIVLHCLPAHRGEEITDEVLDGPQSAVFDQAENRLHAQKALLTFLLGTATGDAATGDTTTGDTTAGDTTAGGPR
- a CDS encoding arginine repressor, translating into MTAPLTRAARHARIVELIRDKAIRSQTELADLLAADGVGVTQATLSRDLEELGAVKVRGGDGPAVYLIPEDGKRPLRDAEAAPARLMRLLHELLNGVDSSGNIAVLRTPPGAAQYLASALDRAGLPEIVGTIAGDDTILVVAREAVGGAALGEKLAGWARRDDNVEGNATS
- a CDS encoding GMC family oxidoreductase N-terminal domain-containing protein — translated: MPGYDYIVVGGGSAGSVIAARLSVRLSVRVLLLEAGSRELPALSAVPAAWPALMNSPANWGDVSVPHAQTGATLLQPRGRGLGGSSAINGMIFLRAHRSSYDAWSKAGADGWGYDDLLPYFQRTERTRDRNAAIRGQEGPMQVAPAASVHPLMAAAGEAAVEAGHPRAVDFSNGLEDGVGLFDLNIVDGVRQTAADAYLRPVLHRPNLHVVTDAVVHRLVFDGNRCVGVDYTVAGETKSAQCSGEVVLTAGTTGSAQLLMLSGIGPEEHLREVGVDVLVDAPEVGANYHDHPTTTVTYTSSREVPGSAGNHAEVGVRLRSDPALAVPDVQLILSEAPLSPLAPQVEYGHGYSFLVSLMNPRSRGTIRLSGAAPEAPLLLDPNCYADPRDLDAMIGGLRAARQIGAAPALAPWRGEEVVPGPINDDATLRQYIQESLVVYWHPVGSCRMGSDPTSVVDEELRVRGVTGLRIADASVMPSIPAANTHATVLAVAERAADLIRGLTRP
- a CDS encoding GNAT family N-acetyltransferase; this translates as MSPADLTKIAELVEAEVNYRLDAAVPEPTRRALGITTGRIGGGTTVSVRNDPTGGIFNKSLGLGVTESVTDKVISEVLDFHRTHGSPMAHIQIAPELLPSEWADIRAGHGLEPGGELVRFAAEVGDVKPAGTDLRVGLVGAQETDEWAARLWEFFGVPDQHLIEVFAAVARTDGFQAFAAWDGDQMVGVANLFLHGKSAHLNSGATRESHRRRGVQSALIAARAEHAAAAGCRWLVSEVGKPEVEGTNPSLNNMARAGFTRLYDRRNWIWRPATTLVTASRS
- a CDS encoding argininosuccinate synthase, translating into MSERVVLAYSGGLDTSVAIPYLAEQTGAEVIAVAVDVGQGGEDLGAIRQRALDCGAVESEVVDARDEFAAGYCLPAIRANALYMDRYPLVSALSRPLIVKHLVAAARAHGGTIVSHGCTGKGNDQVRFEVGLNALAPDLKIIAPARDFAWSRDKAIAFAEERGLPIDVSARSPYSIDQNLWGRAVETGFLEDIWNAPVEDLYSYTADPAQDRDADEVVITFDAGVPVAVDGETVTPYQAILELNRRAGAHGVGRLDMVEDRLVGIKSREVYEAPGAIALITAHQELEAVTVERDLARFKKSVDQRWGELVYDGLWFSPLKDSLDAFIDDAQRHVSGEVRMTLHGGRATVTGRRSEASLYDFQMATYDTGDTFDQSLAKGFVQLWGLPSRLAAARDARLGGGAQ